The following proteins are co-located in the Gigantopelta aegis isolate Gae_Host chromosome 5, Gae_host_genome, whole genome shotgun sequence genome:
- the LOC121373678 gene encoding uncharacterized protein LOC121373678, producing MSIQRQLIRYAKPFLFLCLVLFSLDVVFMAFHRHSYLKQFLDTFKTHRTKFADQKSAFKIVDGVDLRIIVLTFDRPESLARCLSSLNEAEYGGDKVIIDVWVDRAKGERETIHPETYRVAKKFTFRHGEVKVHNHSRHVGLHGQWLNTWDVQNSGKEIAIFIEDDTAVSRHFYKWLKAVHKKYARYPNVNGFSTQGVSIRHSGDPGYLTGPADHVCFLYPVLGTWGFSPNRQNWLKFIDWYTHASKDPNFQPHVPGILPSKWYSSFVKRGRTDRMWSIWHIYYAWKNTEYTLYPNLPGRQGLTINWKEKGLNYNKNKAKPDPLLQTWESRFVDLPDKPPVLDYTGAVVIP from the coding sequence ATGTCGATCCAACGTCAGCTTATCCGTTATGCCAAACCGTTTCTGTTTTTATGTCTAGTTCTGTTCAGTCTGGATGTGGTCTTCATGGCCTTCCATCGGCATTCTTACCTGAAACAGTTTCTCGACACATTCAAAACCCACAGGACAAAATTCGCAGATCAGAAGTCGGCTTTCAAAATCGTGGACGGAGTTGATCTCAGGATTATCGTTCTTACTTTCGACAGACCGGAGTCTCTTGCCAGGTGTCTCTCGTCTCTGAACGAAGCCGAGTACGGTGGCGACAAGGTCATCATAGATGTGTGGGTGGACAGAGCGAAAGGTGAACGTGAAACCATACATCCAGAGACGTACCGTGTTGCCAAGAAATTTACCTTTCGGCACGGGGAGGTCAAAGTTCACAACCACAGTCGCCATGTTGGACTTCACGGCCAGTGGTTGAACACTTGGGATGTTCAAAACAGCGGAAAGGAAATCGCGATTTTTATAGAAGACGACACCGCCGTTTCCAGACATTTTTACAAATGGTTGAAAGCCGTCCATAAGAAGTACGCCAGATATCCCAACGTGAACGGATTCTCCACCCAGGGCGTCAGTATACGTCACAGCGGCGATCCTGGCTATTTAACAGGACCCGCTGACCATGTGTGTTTCTTATACCCTGTCCTCGGAACGTGGGGCTTTTCTCCAAACAGACAGAACTGGCTGAAATTCATCGACTGGTACACGCACGCTTCCAAAGACCCCAATTTCCAACCGCATGTTCCTGGGATACTACCTTCCAAATGGTACTCAAGTTTCGTCAAGCGGGGCAGAACGGACCGCATGTGGTCGATATGGCATATCTACTATGCGTGGAAGAACACAGAATACACATTGTATCCCAATCTGCCTGGACGTCAGGGTCTGACCATCAACTGGAAGGAGAAGGGTCTCaactataataaaaacaagGCAAAGCCAGATCCACTGCTGCAGACGTGGGAATCCAGATTCGTGGACTTGCCAGACAAACCACCTGTCTTAGATTATACTGGAGCTGTGGTGATCCCTTAG